Proteins co-encoded in one Bemisia tabaci chromosome 9, PGI_BMITA_v3 genomic window:
- the LOC140225418 gene encoding uncharacterized protein isoform X1, producing MPEKQVFHPYHHPNPGLAFSSAFAAFPAPIPVDQRAHEGRYLWDPSGRVGHPGAPHGAFHHPAAHG from the coding sequence ATGCCCGAGAAGCAAGTGTTTCACCCTTATCATCACCCCAACCCCGGATTAGCGTTCTCGTCTGCTTTCGCGGCGTTTCCCGCCCCCATCCCCGTGGATCAAAGAGCGCATGAAGGAAGGTACCTCTGGGATCCCTCAGGGAGAGTTGGTCACCCAGGAGCGCCTCACGGAGCTTTCCACCACCCCGCTGCCCACGG